Genomic segment of Malus domestica chromosome 15, GDT2T_hap1:
gtggacattccggatCGGGATGTTTCACTTAATCTTAAGTCTTAACTCTTGTGCTTGGATGTTGTGGGACTCTAgtttgaaattatttttattgaGACTTATTGATCAAGTCTCACACTTGGCACTTGGATTGTGGGATCCTCTAACAAACTTACACTTTAAAGAGTGACTCATATGAAACGAATTCATCAGTATGTGACCTTGGATTATGGGGttctttaacaaaattaaacGTTGAAGAGTAACTTATACAAAACGAATTCATCAGTATGTGACAtcttgattaaatatacaatgtgaTGTTAAGCGATTCCATTCAATAATACAATGTAATTGCCCGAGCACATCTCCACTCCGTACCGGGCAATTGACATTaacaatttattattttttaaaattaataaaaataaaaatattatgtttAATTTCAAAATCTGTTAGTTTtaacttttctccattttttgttgttgtgttttttaataatttttaatttttttttcatatgaatGGTAGAGACCATTGTGTCACAATTTTTTGCAATCCAACATCTCAGGTTGTGCCACGTGAGCTCAAccaattttcagattttttttcgtattttatttattttttataaattaaaaaagatcGATTAATGTGGATCATCGAATTTAAGAAATTCAACGGCCCAGGTTTGAATAGAAACTGAATGCTAGCAGCGCGGGTCCCACCAACAATTTTTAGTTGGCTCAATCCCCATTCGTGCATGAAGGCCATGTGATCGTGGCTAACGTCAGACCTACTCAGGCAGACAGACGGGTGATAATGGTCTATTGTTTGGTGTGTTGGGGTTGGGCCCGTTGAATAACAACGGGGATTTGGGTGAGCTAGAGCAATTTTTGTTAGGGTAGCGGGATTGAACCACCCGATTTACAAGAAGATCGGAAGggatggagttgctctaagcTGTGCAACACATGATTCACCGCtctatttaaattttgaaattaggGTTCTGGTGATGCACTAGAGAATAAAAAGATGGAGTAAATAGGAAGTTTCTAGAAAGTAGAGGCAGGGACTGTGAGTAGGTGGGGTCAATTTAGTGAACCCAAAAATGGAATAAGCACAGAGACGTGGACACACACACTCGGATACCGACTGAAAACCCAGAGAGAGTGAAGAggcaaattcaattaaaatccaaaaaatttaaagaaaagaaaaatacccAAGATTTGAAGAGGACAAAAGAACCCCCAAATAAAACAGAAATCTCTGCCTCTTGGTACATGATTTTCTGTGTTTCCGTATGCATATAAAACTCTGAAATGTTTCACCAACCGCCACAATTCATTTGTAAAGCAtcgaaagaataaaaaataaaataaaaaatacgaCCTCCAGTAGACCACCCGAGTCGATTTTTTCAGGCTTGCAAAATACCCTGTTTTTTATTCAAGAGAAAAATGGTGGTTCCCGACGGTGGTGAAAGTTCTGGCGGTGGAGACGGTGATGGGACGCCTTCCCGGCCATTGTCGTCGAAAACCCAGTTTCCAAAAACCAGcaatggtttgaaacaatcagAGAACGAGCTTGATCAAGTCAAAGAAGAAGTGACCGAACTGAAAAAAGAGCTAAAGGCATTGACCTCTTCCAAAGGCGGAAACTTTGACCTCTCGTCTTCCTCGCCTTCCTCCGCCGCTCCGCCGAACCCAGCGGCGGAATTGCTCCACGTGAAGGAAGAAACAGtagatgttgtggttgtggagGATGATGACTTCGACGGTGGAGACCACGTCAACACCATCAACGGCTGTGGTGGTGATTTTGGGTCTTCTTCCATGGAGCTGCCTAAACCCATGGAGGGTTTGCGCAAGGTGGGCCCACCGCCGTTCTTGAACAAGACTTTTCAGATGGTGGACGACCCGGAAACCGATTCCGTCGTTTCGTGGAGTGATACTCGGCAGAGCTTCATTGTTTGGGACTTGTACGAATTCTCCAGGACTCTCCTGCCCAAATACTTCAAGCACAACAATATCTCAAGCTTTATTCGCCAGCTCAACACTTACGTAAATTTTCTATCTTGTTTTTTACTAATTTACTTGGTTTTTACTAAcatatgaaagaaaaaaaaaggttgaatTCAGCTTCAAATTGTATGCATGTTTCTGATTTCAAGGATTATTTGGGTTGATAGACTTAGAGTTCAGGCCAGTTGGTTAGGATAGGGTGTCTAACTCTTACTCTTACATGATTTGTTTGTTGCATGGCCTTTTTTCCCCactaatttgttaattttgctTGAATGCTTATAAATTGTTTGTCATCTTGATTTGTTTAGGTCATCGAATTGAATCACaccttataattttttttcttttttatctttcACACACCTCTCAATTTTCGGTcatcaaattgaataaattgaaGTAGATAATGAAAGAAATTAGATGAGGGTGTGCGGATCCCTTTGTTTATGCTAGAGCTTTCGTAATCTTTGAGTTTTTGAAAGATTTTGTTGAATGTTACGTTTTTAGGGATTCAAAAAGGTTGATCCGGACAGGTGGGAGTTTGCAAGTGAAGGGTTCCAGGGTGGGAAGAAGCACTTGCTGAAGAACatcaagagaagaagaaggtatAACAAGAAGCCGACCCCAGTCGCTGCCCATTCAACCAAAGCCAGGTTGGAAGCCGAAATTGAGTCCCTAAAAAAAGACCAGGACTTTTTGAGGTTGGAAATCTTGAATCTCAGACAACAGCAAAAGTACTCTCAGCATCAACTGACTGCGGTTGAACAACGAATTCGAAGTTCCGTGTGTAAGCAGCAAAGTATGCTCTTTTTCCTCACCAAAACCGCCATGAATCCCATTTTTGTGCAGCAGCTAATGCTGAAGAGAGTGATAAAGAGAGAGTTGGATGGAGGTGATCTAAGCAAGAGAAGGAGATTGTCCCCGGCCCAAGACATCGAAAGCTTTGATGAGTGGATAAATGCCAGCCTCAGTTTTGATTGTGGAGGCCAAATTGAGGAAGAACTGGTGCCTATGCAGTCTGCACTTGCTGAACAAATCTCAGAGGGAATTGCTTCCAAACAAAATGAAACCCCGTTATCATCTCCCAAAGTTGATAAATCATGTCATGCAGGTCAAGATCTAAATCCTTGTGTGATGGCCGGAACAAGCAGCTCGGAGGATGTGCCCTCTGCTTATGATGACATGTCCGATAAATTTCTGGAGGAGTATATAGTTTTCAATGATGAATGTGCACTGAACGACTCCAGTTTATACCAAGAATTGGAGGATTTGATTGTCAAGCCGTGCGATTGGAGCGCGTATGTGAGTAACTCCTTGGTGGAGCAAGCTGGTTGCATTGGCTCAGTGCCTTGAATTTCACAGGTAGAATTCATTTATCTTCTCTTCAATATAACTGTGTGCTGACTGCGGAAAAATATAATCTGTTTCGGGTTTTTCGCTTCTACAGTATAAATCTAAGAATGAAGATGCAACCACAGGTGAATCAAGAACTCCTCAATCTTGTAAGACTTTTTGAGTTATGGAGTAATGTTTTGTACTTTTGCTGTATTAATCCCTAAGTTTTAAACATTTCTCTCTGTTGTACTGATTTTGCACAGCTTGGTTAAGAACGTAAACTCTGCATAGTACAAATATGTTCATTCTGTTCGCATGAGGGGTTCGGAAATGAACATTGCTTAGCTCCTTACATTCCTCTTTAAATGTAAATCACAGTGTAACGcaaatcaaattttgatttaaatattTGACATTTTATGGGTAAAGAGTCAAGTATTTTCTGTTGGAAATTGTCTCATCTTTGGGACACAATCGCCAATCGGTGAACATATCTAATACAACACAATACGAAACTCCTTTGGAACCACATTTTACAAAACAATATTGTTATTTAGACACATAAAACTGATCACATTGCcgaaatatttttaagtttgtgTGTTAAAATGACATTATTTTTGTCAATGAGGATTGATTGAGTTTGTAAGAACCAAAATTGAGCTAACACGAGTTCGTAAGAACCAAAATTGAGCTAACACCCCTTTGTAAGTCTTTGAAGAGACTTGGTATTCCCTGGCCTTAGGATGGGGTAGCCTTTTATCACCTAAACTTTTCTTGATAAAGCACAAATAGTGTGGAGAGACAAGTTAACCCCAAAACATTATACATTATTTGCTCCTATTGCTATTTGAGTTCAGAGACGTTCAGAGACGAAAATGCAACAACTCGGGGCATAGTTAAAGAGCCATTGCTACAAAATTCATCTCATACTAACCAAGAACGTGATTATAATATTAACAAAGGTACATGATTTAACATAGAATTACGATCTAAAACGAACAGTATACAAACGCGAAATCATCGCTACGAGAAGCGTTCCTATAATCTATGtatcaaaaagaaagaaagaaaaaaatgaagagaaggtgagagagagaatgaacaTTCTACCTATTTGGTTTGGCAAAAACTATCTTATTTCTTTATGGTGATCTTACCACCATTAGACCTCACCACGCCTATCGATGTGGATGACGATGAAGAAGATATCCCGGACCGATCGAACTCCTCCTTGTCCTTGTCGAATGCCTGGGTTAGTACTTCCTGGAGTTCCATGTACTTTCGTCTCTTCGTGAGCCGCAACTCTGGCGTGTCATTCCTCGTGTATTGAAGTTGTGATATGTCATCACCGTCCATGATCTTATTCAGTACTTCTGAGCAGCGAGGAAAGACTGCAAAGCAATGAAAAATTTCAGATACTGAAACTTTAGCAGACGTGGGTCAGGCGAGTTCAAATCCCCTCCTCGTAGATTAGATTGATTTAATATATCGTCTTatcaaacaaagaaaagaagtgaTGGATAGTACTGTGAAACAAGATTATACCAGCTCGAGATAGAGCTTGTAGACGGTTAAGGTGCTCTCCCTTGATTTTGAAGGGTGCCTCGTTTAAGTCCACAATCGTCCTCTGAGAACTGGCCAAATCCTTTGGAAACTCAGAAGCGCCGCCATCGATTTAGGAGATATCCATTACAACCTTGGCTTCCATGGGGAACAAATACTTTGCCAGTCCAACTGACAAGAAACAATCAATCAACAACACAATCAGATTTGATAAGCAAATGCAATCTAATGCAAGTTAAAAAGAAGAGCAAACTAACACTctgttcgtggcaggaatttccgtcggggatgcttcctagccgacgagcacacagctccccgagaggtcggCGCCGATTGaggctttctgtcgggcttctactttactggcgggcttgtcgggcaaagcctgtcgggcaaggctgaaagagaaggacaaagttaactttgaaaggtgcctttgtagggccttaggtgtaggccttgaggctcacaatcaagattaacttttaagtgctcaggcgtgccactgccatcttcaacatggcagatgtagaacgaatgttgagttttaattatatatatattcgagagactatgttagttattgacaggtgcctttgtggggccttaggtgtaggccttgaggcttcccgttaataactaacttagtactcaaatacataaggttcattttcttggttatatgagtcttataaccattatacttctgattacctgagcccgaaaagcagaatgaatccaaataggtgcctttgtagggccttagataagccttgaggcttcccatcaaaaCTCCTTCTACACTCAATGTTCTAGCCCGAGGAacaggatgaatccaaataggtgcctttgtagggccttgaataggccttgaggcttcccatcagaattcatttCGTACTCGAACattctatggtaatcataatataatagaaataaaactaagtgacaagtcgattacttgcgcctcaagtaactttggacttcttgttatcaaagcttgtcgtggatgggttaagtccacatcaggttcttttttatgccttgaggccaaggactttttaagtgatcaaatcttacatgcccaagggcttagaacttagatctggcttgaactgtgaagacatattcaaatcggattcaagcgctgagagagtcttttaatagccatattactagaaataacttggatacaacttgtagtatacaacatattgctaggctaatgaatgaaaagacaaaaacaaagagggtcgagcaaagctgatcgtcttgcaacttcctactttgtggtttatcaggagatttgaaagcttagaaaagCGGTTAGGAGGTGAGTTTACagaagaaatcgatactacagcaagagttgaacagggtagcaaagctattacaaagggtttaccccgaaagggatgaaggcttgggctgactacagcttcgttttgaaggcaaatctggttttaagcagagtttgtgcttgtatttgttggtttgtttgagtgtccttaactctgatttctctttctccttttatagacactctggcttggcctcctgtagcaataatcttgcccgaatgcagtttgaaggatagtgactcatcagctatttacttgtactgccactataaagtacttttgggctgattagctggctggtctataccacttggcccttgggtaggtgaacaagtggtgcaaatgatctgcacctagtcgggaaaggtcttttctgccttctgggcttgggCTGTGCTTCGGGCTTTTCTcctctttttgggccaactcccttttgagcccaaagtttaagttttaacccgAACAGTGCCCCATTCAATCAATATTCAGACTGGAATTCCAGGTGCCAATATTGATTGAACATCCGCATACTTGTATACCTGctcttggaacttgtgttttttAGACAGGATGCCTACGACCCTACGTCTCTTGCTCTTCTCACGACCTTTGGGTTAT
This window contains:
- the LOC103425010 gene encoding heat stress transcription factor A-2-like: MVVPDGGESSGGGDGDGTPSRPLSSKTQFPKTSNGLKQSENELDQVKEEVTELKKELKALTSSKGGNFDLSSSSPSSAAPPNPAAELLHVKEETVDVVVVEDDDFDGGDHVNTINGCGGDFGSSSMELPKPMEGLRKVGPPPFLNKTFQMVDDPETDSVVSWSDTRQSFIVWDLYEFSRTLLPKYFKHNNISSFIRQLNTYGFKKVDPDRWEFASEGFQGGKKHLLKNIKRRRRYNKKPTPVAAHSTKARLEAEIESLKKDQDFLRLEILNLRQQQKYSQHQLTAVEQRIRSSVCKQQSMLFFLTKTAMNPIFVQQLMLKRVIKRELDGGDLSKRRRLSPAQDIESFDEWINASLSFDCGGQIEEELVPMQSALAEQISEGIASKQNETPLSSPKVDKSCHAGQDLNPCVMAGTSSSEDVPSAYDDMSDKFLEEYIVFNDECALNDSSLYQELEDLIVKPCDWSAYVSNSLVEQAGCIGSVP